One window of the Nothobranchius furzeri strain GRZ-AD chromosome 3, NfurGRZ-RIMD1, whole genome shotgun sequence genome contains the following:
- the med20 gene encoding mediator of RNA polymerase II transcription subunit 20 codes for MGVTCVCQVPVAEGKSVQQTVDILHKKLEQLGAVKQGNFCVDCETYQSTVNAGGQPSKLLYVMHNSEFPLSCLALFEGGPCLVADTNFDVLMVKLKTHFQNAKGHKVECRGSRYRYCDFLIKVGTVTMSSSVRGISVEVEYCPCVVPGDCWNLMKEFMLSFLGNNVPELPTVFAAKPEGLFAPADSVDTMTQYLELFNKLRKLQITGSNVH; via the exons ATGGGTGTTACTTG TGTTTGCCAGGTGCCCGTGGCGGAGGGGAAGAGTGTCCAACAGACAGTGGACATTCTGCATAAGAAGCTGGAGCAGCTTGGAGCTGTGAAGCAGGGCAACTTCTGTGTAGACTGTGAAACATATCAATCAACAGTAAACGCTGGCG GTCAGCCCTCCAAGCTCCTTTATGTAATGCACAACTCTGAATTTCCCCTGAGCTGCTTGGCTCTGTTTGAAGGAGGACCCTGTTTGGTAGCGGACACAAACTTTGACGTCCTCATGGTGAAGCTGAAGACCCATTTCCAGAATGCCAAGGGACACAAGGTGGAGTGTCGCGGTTCGAGATATCGCTACTGTGACTTCTTGATTAAAGTTGGCACGGTCACAATGAGTTCCAGTGTTCGAGGGATATCAGTGGAG GTGGAGTACTGTCCCTGTGTGGTTCCAGGGGACTGCTGGAACCTCATGAAGGAGTTCATGCTGTCTTTTCTTGGCAACAATGTTCCTGAGCTTCCCACTGTATTTGCTGCCAAGCCTGAGGGTCTTTTTGCACCAGCAGACTCTGTCGACACCATGACTCAGTACCTGGAGTTGTTCAACAAGCTACGGAAGTTACAAATCACAGGAAGCAATGTGCACTaa